A part of Candidatus Saccharimonadales bacterium genomic DNA contains:
- a CDS encoding ABC transporter ATP-binding protein — translation MNAMIEVKNLKKRYGDKQAVDGVSFSVKKGEIFGILGPNGAGKTTTLEMMETLRPIDDGEVFIDGINVAENPNKIKYLIGVQPQTPAFQDKTKLVEIVEMFAAAYGERVDPMEFLRDVELEEKANSFVEALSGGQKQRLSITTALVHGPKVFFLDEPTTGLDPQARRHLWELIEKVRAKGISVIMTTHYMDEAEILCDRIAVMDNGKIVAIDTPKNLIQQLLKRGFSKKQHVEQANLEDVFIDLTGKGLRGEK, via the coding sequence ATGAATGCAATGATAGAAGTAAAAAATCTTAAGAAGCGCTACGGCGATAAACAAGCTGTTGACGGAGTTAGTTTTTCAGTTAAAAAAGGTGAGATATTTGGTATCCTAGGACCAAATGGCGCCGGTAAAACAACAACTCTAGAAATGATGGAAACGCTGCGCCCGATTGACGACGGCGAGGTCTTCATTGATGGCATTAATGTTGCCGAGAATCCGAACAAAATCAAGTATCTGATTGGCGTACAGCCGCAAACTCCTGCGTTTCAGGACAAAACAAAACTTGTTGAGATAGTAGAAATGTTTGCAGCCGCATATGGTGAGCGTGTAGATCCTATGGAATTTCTTCGTGATGTTGAACTGGAAGAAAAGGCAAATAGCTTTGTCGAGGCCCTATCTGGAGGTCAAAAGCAGCGCCTAAGTATTACGACCGCGCTTGTTCACGGACCAAAAGTGTTCTTTTTAGACGAACCAACAACAGGTCTTGATCCACAGGCTCGTCGTCATCTTTGGGAATTAATCGAAAAGGTTCGCGCAAAGGGTATTAGCGTCATTATGACGACACACTATATGGATGAGGCTGAAATTCTTTGCGATAGGATTGCTGTCATGGATAACGGTAAAATTGTGGCGATTGATACACCCAAAAATCTTATTCAACAACTTCTGAAGCGTGGTTTTTCAAAGAAACAACACGTGGAACAGGCTAATCTGGAAGATGTATTTATTGATCTTACTGGTAAAGGCCTAAGGGGTGAAAAGTAA